From Bradyrhizobium sp. AZCC 1610:
GTCGGCTGCCCTTCCACGTTGGGCCGCGTCGACATTGCCAGCGTGATGTGAATGCCAGCGCAATGTTCGGCGTCCCGCGCGCCGATCGCGGTCGTGATCGCCGACCCCCAGTCTCCGCCCTGCGCACCATAGCGCGAATATCCGAGGCGATCCATCAACACCGCCCAGCTTGACGCGATGCGACCGACGCCCCAGCCGGTTGTCTTCGGCTTCTCAGAAAAGCCGAAACCGGGCAATGACGGACAAACGACGTGAAACGCGTCGGCGGCGTTGCCGCCGTGCGCGGTCGGATCGGTCAAAGGCTCGATCACCTTGTGAAACTCGACCACCGAACCCGGCCAACCATGCGTGATGACCAGCGGCATCGCCTCCGGGTGCGGCGAACGGACGTGCAGGAAATGAATGTCGAGCCCGTCGATCTCGGTGGTGAACTGCGCAAAGCGATTGAGCCGCGCCTCGCGCCCGCGCCAATCGTACTCTTGCGCCCAATAGCGGCAGATGTCCTTGATCCATTTGAGTGGTGCGCCCTGGCTCCAGTCCTCGACCAGTTCGGCTTCCGGCCAGCGCGTGTTGCGCAGCCGCGATCTGAGATCGTCGAGCATGTCGTCGCCGATCGAAATGCGATAGGGTTTGATTTCAGCGCTCATGAGAGACCCTTTCGTACCTCAGCCGAAGCTGCCGGGACCGACTTCACGAGCAGAAATCATCGCCGCACACGAAGCTGATATCAAGGGCCTGAGAGGTCGGCGATAGGTTCAATCGCAGACCTGCAAGCACGTTTGTCATAACTTCTGGCCTGGGAGATCTCCGCCGGCCGGCGGCAAGGTCGAGAATGGCCATCAGCTCGCCACGTAGGATGGCGTGGCTCTCGCCTCGCTTATCACCGGGGGCATTGAGCAGCCATGGATTCGACCTTCTGAAGAGCTAAGTGCCATAGCGAACACCGAACTACCTTTGAAGTGCCTTATTCTGCATAGGCAGCCGCTAGCGTAGCAGCTAGTATTTGAACATCTGGGAAGGAAATTCGCGGCCTCGTCGGCATCTCGGGACCGCTTGAGCAGTCCATCACGCCCAGCGAACGCGGTGGATCAGCATCCACCCCTCGTGCCGCTGAAATAGCAGCTATGAAACCCACCTCGAGCCCTCATAGCCTACCAACATCTGGATCGTCGGAACTGAAAGGTGCGCGTATTCTGCTAGTGGAGGATTCCTGGCACGTCGGCAACGCCATCAAACGTCTGCTTCGTGCACTGGGCGCGGACGTGGCCGGTCCGGCTGCCACCATAGCTGACTCCGAGCGCCTAATTGCCGAGCGCAAGCCCGACGTGGCCATCGTCGACATCAATTTGCGGGATGGCGAGCGGGCTAACCCGTTGCTTGATCGGCTCCAGGAAGAAGGCATTCCGGTCATCGTCATGACGGGCTACACGGAAGTTTCTCTTCAACCTGGAAAGGTCGAAGCCATTCTGCAAAAGCCCGTCAGCGTCGAGCAGTTTTTGGCGATCTTGCGCCCGATCGTTGCTCGGCTGCCGGATCGATGAGAGATCCTCTCACGCGAGGCTACCCAGCTGCTTGAGGGGGATTTCGATTGTACAGGACACGCCTTCGGATGAAAATGCGAGGTCGACCGTACCTCCAAGCTCGTGAGGGATGAGTTCGCAAATCAGGCTAATTCCGTATCCGCTCTTACATGGAGCTGATACGGGCGGGCCACACGTCTCGCGCCACAAGACTTTCAGACCAAACGTTGCATCGTCCCTGCTCTGGCATTCCCAGCTTACCGACACCCGACCTTGGGGGATTGACAGCGCGCCGTATTTGGAGGCGTTGGTCACAAGCTCGTGCAGCACCATTCCGAGCGCCTCAGTTGCCGCGGCGTTGA
This genomic window contains:
- a CDS encoding response regulator codes for the protein MKPTSSPHSLPTSGSSELKGARILLVEDSWHVGNAIKRLLRALGADVAGPAATIADSERLIAERKPDVAIVDINLRDGERANPLLDRLQEEGIPVIVMTGYTEVSLQPGKVEAILQKPVSVEQFLAILRPIVARLPDR